A region of Dioscorea cayenensis subsp. rotundata cultivar TDr96_F1 chromosome 5, TDr96_F1_v2_PseudoChromosome.rev07_lg8_w22 25.fasta, whole genome shotgun sequence DNA encodes the following proteins:
- the LOC120261969 gene encoding LOW QUALITY PROTEIN: 40S ribosomal protein S9-2-like (The sequence of the model RefSeq protein was modified relative to this genomic sequence to represent the inferred CDS: deleted 1 base in 1 codon) — MVHVSFYRNYGKTFKKPRRPYEKERLDAELKLVGEYGLRNKRELWRVQYALSRIRNAARELLTLDEKNPKRIFEGDALLRRMNRYGLLEENQNKLDYVLALTVENFLERRLQTLVFKSGMAKSIHHARVLIRQRHIRVGRQVVNIPSFMVRVESAKHIDFSLTSPLGQGRPGRVKRKNLKAASKKAAGGDGEEEEEE; from the exons ATGGTCCACGTTTCGTTTTACAGGAATT ATGGCAAGACGTTTAAGAAGCCACGAAGGCCATATGAGAAGGAGAGGTTGGATGCCGAGCTGAAGCTTGTTGGAGAGTAT GGCTTGAGGAACAAGCGCGAGCTTTGGAGGGTGCAGTATGCGCTGAGCCGTATCCGTAATGCTGCCAGGGAACTGCTGACTCTTGATGAGAAGAACCCCAAGCGTATCTTTGAGGGTGATGCACTGCTGCGCAGGATGAACCGCTATGGACTCCTTGAGGAGAACCAGAATAAGCTTGATTATGTCTTGGCCCTCACTGTCGAGAACTTCCTTGAGAGGAGGCTTCAGACGTTGGTGTTCAAGTCTGGAATGGCTAAATCCATCCATCATGCTAGGGTGCTTATCAGGCAGCGCCACATCAG GGTGGGGAGGCAAGTGGTGAACATTCCATCATTCATGGTTAGGGTGGAGTCTGCAAAGCACATTGACTTCTCTCTCACAAGCCCACTTGGTCAAGGGCGCCCTGGAAGGGTGAAGCGAAAGAATTTGAAGGCAGCATCAAAGAAGGCTGCTGGAggtgatggtgaagaagaagaggaagaatga
- the LOC120261582 gene encoding F-box/kelch-repeat protein SKIP11-like: MLEGQSCLISRALPSSCEQESKWAYITFRLLEISKGKRSLCEESGEVTQGGDSVKRTRRLPEVSDCPGSQEMELPVNESNQEGVTGEYSDTNSLIHPIGRDISINCLLYHCSRSDYGAIASLNSSFRSLIRSGELYKLRRLNKITEHWIYFSCNVLEWEAYDPYRGRWMTLPRMPHNECFMCSDKESLAVGTELLVFGKEVTSHIVLKYSILTNSWSNGVVMNSPRCLFGSASLGEKAIVAGGTDAQGTILNSAELYNSETQTWVTLPGMNRPRKMCSGVFMNDKFYVIGGMASNTEVLTCGEEYDLEKGVWRIIPNMSSGLNGAAGAPPLVAVVNNDLYAADYAVKEVRKYDKENNSWVTLGSLPERSVSMNGWGLAFRACGEQLIVIGGPRAMGGGMIELNSWIPRDGPPEWNMIASKHSGSFVYNCAVMGC, from the coding sequence ATGTTGGAAGGTCAATCCTGCCTGATCTCAAGGGCCTTGCCGAGCTCTTGCGAGCAGGAATCCAAGTGGGCCTATATCACCTTCCGCCTCCTTGAGATATCCAAAGGCAAGCGGTCTTTGTGTGAGGAATCCGGGGAGGTAACCCAAGGTGGTGATAGTGTCAAGAGGACTAGGAGGTTGCCAGAGGTTTCTGATTGCCCGGGCAGCCAAGAGATGGAGCTTCCTGTCAATGAATCCAATCAAGAGGGTGTTACTGGGGAGTATTCTGATACAAACTCCCTCATTCACCCTATTGGAAGAGATATCTCTATCAATTGCCTTCTTTATCATTGCTCTCGATCTGATTACGGTGCCATTGCTTCACTTAACAGTAGTTTCCGTTCGCTTATTCGAAGCGGTGAGCTCTATAAACTTCGGAGGCTGAATAAGATCACAGAGCATTGGATTTACTTCTCTTGCAATGTTCTTGAGTGGGAGGCCTATGATCCTTATCGCGGGCGCTGGATGACTTTGCCTAGGATGCCTCATAACGAATGTTTCATGTGTTCGGATAAGGAGTCATTGGCTGTGGGCACTGAATTGCTTGTATTCGGTAAGGAGGTGACCTCTCACATTGTGTTGAAGTATAGCATCTTGACGAATTCTTGGTCCAATGGTGTGGTGATGAATTCGCCTCGATGCTTGTTTGGATCAGCAAGTCTTGGGGAGAAGGCAATTGTCGCCGGTGGAACCGATGCTCAGGGGACCATATTGAATTCCGCGGAGCTTTACAATTCTGAGACACAAACTTGGGTTACTCTTCCTGGCATGAATAGGCCAAGGAAGATGTGTTCTGGTGTGTTTATGAATGACAAGTTTTATGTCATCGGCGGAATGGCTAGTAATACAGAGGTGTTGACCTGCGGCGAAGAGTATGACTTAGAGAAGGGTGTTTGGCGTATCATTCCAAATATGTCATCAGGACTTAATGGAGCTGCGGGAGCTCCTCCACTTGTTGCAGTGGTTAATAATGATCTCTATGCTGCAGATTATGCGGTGAAGGAGGTGAGGAAATACgacaaagaaaacaattcatGGGTTACACTTGGGAGCTTGCCTGAGAGGTCTGTATCTATGAATGGTTGGGGCCTTGCGTTCCGAGCATGTGGTGAGCAGCTTATAGTTATTGGTGGACCAAGGGCGATGGGCGGAGGTATGATTGAGCTTAATTCATGGATTCCAAGAGACGGGCCACCTGAGTGGAATATGATCGCTAGCAAACATTCGGGAAGCTTTGTGTATAATTGTGCTGTTATGGGCTGCTGA
- the LOC120260670 gene encoding protein GAMETE CELL DEFECTIVE 1, mitochondrial, with the protein MHALQRLRSLSICISRHRLLSTRRPNTGEDEWDDAWETAWLPDDLSGKSPRAPWESDVHFPSPTAVLPSDVDPDTKAFVAEMDERWAERREAKKHPQSQTQTQPAAGRDRKDVDEYRLRKQRIHSGLWMKAIERMEELKLGDSGAGDDIDRLLDSCSEIFDYGNLDLNDDAKIPAASELKTKPDGWETTTKTQEGNIWEMTQREEDVLIQEFERRLAFSKFQVASFIKTHIFSRRRPIDGWSYMIEELGPNARKGKGSVQRMVSLADPSTQPYKEEKPAIAPKLPSYKGR; encoded by the exons ATGCATGCTTTACAGCGGCTTCGATCCCTCTCTATTTGCATTTCTCGGCACCGCCTCCTCTCGACGCGCCGCCCGAACACCGGAGAGGACGAGTGGGATGACGCCTGGGAGACGGCGTGGCTCCCCGATGACCTATCCGGGAAGTCTCCCCGCGCTCCCTGGGAATCAGACGTTCATTTCCCCTCTCCAACCGCTGTCCTCCCCTCTGACGTTGATCCTGATACCAAGGCGTTCGTTGCCGAGATGGACGAGCGCTGGGCAGAGCGCCGCGAGGCCAAGAAGCATCCACAGTCACAGACACAGACGCAGCCGGCGGCGGGAAGAGATCGGAAGGATGTGGATGAGTATAGGCTGAGGAAGCAGAGGATTCATTCAGGTTTGTGGATGAAGGCGATTGAGAGGATGGAGGAGTTGAAGCTCGGGGACTCGGGCGCTGGCGATGATATTGATCGGCTTCTCGATTCCTGCTCTGA GATCTTTGATTATGGCAATCTGGACCTGAATGACGACGCCAAGATTCCAGCGGCATCTGAATTGAAAACTAAACCTGATGGGTGGGAGACGACAACTAAAACACAAGAAGGGAACATATGGGAGATGACGCAGAGAGAGGAAGATGTTCTCATTCAAGAGTTTGAGCGACGACTTGCTTTCAGTAAATTCCAG GTTGCAAGCTTCAtcaaaacacatatatttagtCGACGGAGACCGATAGATGGATGGAGTTATATGATAGAGGAATTGGGTCCGAATGCGAGGAAAGGGAAAGGGAGTGTTCAGAGGATGGTTAGTCTTGCTGATCCATCTACACAACCTTACAAGGAGGAGAAACCAGCTATTGCACCTAAATTGCCCTCCTACAAAGGAAGGTGA
- the LOC120262028 gene encoding transcription factor ILI3-like, with the protein MSSRRSRITEEEINELISKLHSLLPESRRRSGASRASAAKLLKETCSYIKSLHREVDDLSDRLSGLMATLDTNSAQAEIIRELLRS; encoded by the exons atGTCTTCTAGGAGGTCAAGGATAACAGAAGAGGAGATCAATGAGCTTATCTCCAAGCTCCATTCCCTTCTCCCTGAGTCTCGTCGCCGGAGTGGCGCAAGCCGA GCATCAGCAGCAAAGCTGTTGAAGGAAACATGCAGTTATATCAAGAGCTTACACCGTGAAGTTGATGATCTGAGTGATCGGCTTTCCGGTCTCATGGCTACGTTGGACACTAACAGTGCTCAGGCTGAGATCATCCGAGAGCTTCTCAGGTCCTAA